Proteins co-encoded in one Syntrophales bacterium genomic window:
- the metK gene encoding methionine adenosyltransferase: MQITAESVKIGHPDIVADMIAAHIIADILDKEKQLGLSLQNMPHCGLEVFLGKGLCLVGGEVRTRVNVEVERIARETVLKIGYNSSAVGLDGNVMGVLNAIIPQSPDINLGTSMEHNVEREVGAGDQGIMYGFACDETPELLPLPYVLVSRLMRAFERCGDPVFAPDGKGQVSVEYDDKTGKPKRLVKVLVSNAVDYRFVKGNKEKVKEKAKKIAFTCLKEWVDKKTEFLFNPTGEWQAVNSCSAADSGVTGRKLVVYFYGGYPGAQVGGGSVVNKSPEKVDCSAAFGARYVAKNIVAAGLAQKCSVQLSYAIGIARPFSIYVNTFGTGIIPDRQLDKIVSELFDLRPGAMIERFDLLNGDIYRRIPVTFFLDDYPWERTDMVEILRKAAGV, from the coding sequence ATGCAAATTACAGCAGAAAGCGTAAAGATTGGTCATCCTGACATCGTCGCTGATATGATAGCTGCCCATATCATTGCTGATATCCTCGACAAAGAAAAGCAATTGGGGTTGTCTTTGCAAAACATGCCTCATTGTGGTCTCGAGGTATTCCTCGGGAAAGGATTATGCCTAGTTGGTGGTGAAGTAAGAACTAGGGTAAATGTGGAGGTTGAGCGGATTGCTAGAGAAACGGTTCTAAAAATAGGTTACAACAGCTCAGCCGTGGGGCTCGACGGCAATGTAATGGGGGTGTTAAATGCAATTATACCCCAATCCCCCGATATAAACCTGGGTACTAGCATGGAGCACAACGTAGAAAGAGAGGTGGGGGCAGGCGACCAAGGCATAATGTATGGTTTCGCCTGTGACGAAACGCCGGAGTTATTGCCATTACCATACGTGTTGGTTAGCCGACTTATGAGAGCTTTTGAAAGGTGTGGTGATCCTGTTTTTGCACCCGACGGTAAAGGGCAGGTTTCGGTTGAATACGACGATAAAACAGGAAAGCCAAAAAGGTTAGTCAAAGTGCTTGTTTCCAATGCTGTAGATTACAGATTTGTAAAGGGAAATAAAGAGAAGGTGAAAGAAAAAGCTAAAAAAATTGCCTTCACATGCCTTAAGGAATGGGTGGATAAAAAAACAGAATTTTTGTTCAATCCCACCGGTGAGTGGCAGGCGGTAAACTCATGTAGCGCTGCCGACTCAGGTGTAACAGGCCGCAAGTTGGTTGTCTATTTTTACGGAGGATATCCAGGAGCACAGGTTGGCGGTGGTTCAGTGGTTAACAAGTCGCCGGAGAAGGTGGATTGCTCTGCTGCATTCGGAGCTCGCTACGTGGCAAAAAACATTGTTGCTGCAGGATTGGCACAAAAGTGTTCAGTACAATTGTCTTACGCCATAGGTATAGCTAGACCATTCTCAATATACGTAAACACATTTGGAACAGGAATAATCCCTGATCGCCAGCTTGACAAAATTGTATCTGAACTATTTGATCTCCGTCCCGGAGCGATGATTGAGCGTTTTGATCTCCTCAACGGAGATATCTACAGAAGAATCCCAGTCACCTTCTTCCTCGATGATTATCCATGGGAAAGAACAGACATGGTTGAGATTCTTAGAAAGGCAGCGGGTGTTTGA
- the nusB gene encoding transcription antitermination factor NusB produces MHRRRRSREIALQILYSLDIYNRDVEEAFELYFQIYGIPEDISDGKDIRDFSLRLVQGVWEHRDEIDSIIGNYSEHWTISRMAVVDRCILRMAVYELLYCNDIPPKVTINEAIDLGKLYGTENSGAFINGILDAIYSKMEK; encoded by the coding sequence ATGCACCGCAGGAGAAGGTCGAGGGAAATTGCCCTCCAGATCCTTTACAGTTTGGATATCTACAACAGAGATGTAGAAGAGGCCTTCGAACTCTATTTCCAAATATATGGGATTCCAGAGGATATCAGTGATGGGAAGGACATCCGTGATTTTTCCCTCAGACTCGTCCAGGGCGTATGGGAACATCGTGACGAAATAGATTCCATTATAGGCAACTATTCAGAACATTGGACAATAAGTCGCATGGCGGTAGTAGATAGATGTATACTCCGAATGGCAGTATACGAGTTGCTCTACTGTAATGACATTCCACCTAAAGTAACCATAAATGAAGCTATTGACCTCGGAAAACTTTACGGGACGGAAAACTCGGGAGCCTTTATAAACGGTATACTTGATGCGATATACAGCAAGATGGAAAAATAG
- the ribE gene encoding 6,7-dimethyl-8-ribityllumazine synthase: MPVKTVEGKIVAKGMKFAIVASRFNEFISGRLIEGAIDALTRAGAEEKDLYIVKVPGAFELPLVAKKLAKSGRFDAIICLGAIIRGATPHFEYIAAEVSKGIANVTLETEIPIAFGVLTTDTIEQAIERAGTKSGNKGWDAAITAIEMVDLFRKI, translated from the coding sequence ATGCCTGTAAAAACTGTGGAAGGGAAAATCGTTGCTAAAGGAATGAAATTCGCCATTGTGGCGAGTCGCTTCAACGAATTTATCAGCGGGCGCCTCATCGAAGGAGCGATCGACGCCCTTACAAGAGCAGGAGCAGAGGAGAAAGACCTCTATATTGTTAAGGTCCCAGGAGCCTTTGAACTCCCACTCGTTGCAAAAAAGTTAGCAAAAAGTGGACGTTTTGATGCAATCATTTGTCTCGGAGCCATAATCCGTGGTGCTACGCCGCACTTCGAATACATAGCGGCTGAGGTTTCAAAAGGAATAGCCAACGTAACCCTGGAAACAGAGATACCAATAGCTTTCGGTGTTTTAACAACGGATACCATTGAGCAGGCCATCGAAAGAGCGGGTACAAAATCGGGCAATAAAGGCTGGGATGCCGCCATAACGGCAATCGAAATGGTAGATCTTTTCAGAAAGATTTAA
- a CDS encoding bifunctional 3,4-dihydroxy-2-butanone-4-phosphate synthase/GTP cyclohydrolase II — MPISSIPEALEDIRQGKMVILVDDEDRENEGDLCMAAQFVTPEAINFMAKYGRGLICLTLTEEHADRLGLKPMVPENRSRFGTAFTVSIEARRGVTTGISAHDRATTILTAVADDAKPEDLVSPGHVFPIRARKGGVLVRTGQTEGSVDLARLAGLKPAAVICEIMKDDGTMARMPDLEKFAAEHNLKIVTIADIINYRLKHESLIRRVASATLPTRWGGEFKVTVYENDVDDLQHIALVKGEIKPDEAVLVRVHSECVTGDVFGSERCDCGDQLHRAMEMVKQEGKGVIVYMRQEGRGIGLVNKIRAYALQEQGKDTVEANIALGFKPDLRDYGIGAQILADLGVRKMRLMTNNPKKIVGLEGYGIQIVERVPIVIEPNVNNVHYLKTKKQKLGHLL; from the coding sequence ATGCCCATAAGCTCCATACCTGAGGCACTTGAAGATATTCGTCAGGGAAAGATGGTAATTTTAGTGGACGATGAAGACAGAGAAAATGAAGGTGATCTTTGCATGGCAGCTCAGTTTGTGACACCTGAGGCCATAAACTTCATGGCAAAGTACGGTCGCGGATTGATCTGCCTGACACTAACAGAGGAACATGCGGATAGATTGGGCCTAAAACCCATGGTTCCGGAAAACAGATCCCGCTTCGGAACGGCATTCACAGTTTCCATTGAAGCCAGAAGGGGTGTAACAACTGGAATTTCAGCCCATGACAGAGCTACAACGATCTTAACGGCAGTTGCTGATGACGCAAAACCCGAAGATTTGGTGAGTCCCGGTCACGTATTTCCTATCCGTGCGAGAAAAGGAGGTGTTCTTGTCCGTACGGGTCAAACAGAAGGGTCCGTGGACCTTGCCCGATTAGCTGGACTAAAACCGGCAGCGGTGATCTGCGAAATTATGAAGGACGATGGGACGATGGCGAGAATGCCTGACCTTGAAAAATTCGCCGCCGAGCACAATCTAAAAATAGTAACTATAGCGGACATAATCAATTACAGGTTAAAACACGAATCCTTAATCCGACGAGTGGCATCAGCAACTCTGCCCACTCGCTGGGGAGGTGAGTTCAAGGTAACAGTATACGAAAACGATGTAGATGATTTACAGCACATAGCGCTCGTCAAGGGAGAAATAAAACCCGATGAAGCAGTTCTCGTAAGGGTGCATTCTGAATGCGTAACAGGCGACGTATTCGGATCAGAACGGTGTGATTGCGGTGATCAACTTCATCGAGCTATGGAAATGGTAAAACAGGAGGGAAAAGGTGTCATCGTTTATATGAGACAGGAGGGGCGAGGTATAGGACTTGTAAACAAAATCCGCGCTTACGCCCTTCAGGAACAGGGTAAAGATACGGTTGAAGCGAACATCGCCCTCGGGTTTAAGCCAGACCTGCGGGACTACGGTATTGGTGCCCAGATTCTTGCAGATCTGGGAGTGCGAAAGATGCGACTCATGACAAACAACCCCAAAAAAATTGTCGGCCTTGAAGGTTACGGCATACAGATAGTTGAAAGGGTTCCCATCGTAATCGAACCCAACGTCAACAATGTCCACTACCTTAAAACAAAAAAACAGAAATTAGGACACTTACTATAA
- a CDS encoding riboflavin synthase, which translates to MFTGIIQNLGKVKQLSKQGEGARIVIKTNLNLEDLKIGDSIAVDGVCLTITRVSVNEFTADVSAETLNRTTLGNLKLESLVNLEKPLRPTDFLGGHFVLGHVDGIGYIKIKETKVSSTVIAIETKNELMRYIVEKGSIAVDGVSLTVNRVLDNCFYVNIIPHTASVTTLTMKKIGDQVNIETDIIGKYIEKFVSLKEKTKEERITLEFLQKHGFVR; encoded by the coding sequence GTGTTTACAGGAATTATACAGAATCTTGGCAAAGTTAAACAGTTAAGTAAACAAGGTGAAGGTGCACGCATTGTAATTAAAACAAACTTGAACCTTGAGGATCTGAAGATCGGGGACAGCATAGCTGTCGATGGAGTTTGTCTTACGATTACACGCGTTTCAGTAAATGAATTCACTGCAGACGTTTCAGCAGAAACGCTGAACCGAACCACCCTCGGTAATTTGAAATTGGAGTCTCTGGTCAACCTAGAAAAACCTCTAAGACCGACAGATTTTTTGGGTGGTCATTTCGTTTTGGGGCATGTAGACGGAATTGGTTACATAAAGATAAAGGAAACGAAAGTCTCCTCGACCGTAATTGCCATCGAAACTAAAAACGAGCTTATGAGGTACATTGTGGAAAAAGGATCAATTGCGGTCGATGGTGTGAGTCTTACAGTGAATCGTGTACTTGACAATTGTTTTTACGTGAATATCATTCCCCACACAGCAAGTGTAACTACTTTAACAATGAAGAAAATCGGTGACCAGGTAAACATCGAAACAGACATTATCGGTAAATACATCGAGAAATTCGTGAGTTTAAAAGAAAAAACTAAAGAAGAAAGAATAACTCTGGAATTTTTGCAGAAGCACGGTTTTGTGAGGTGA
- the nrdR gene encoding transcriptional regulator NrdR, with protein sequence MKCPFCYYHENKVIDSRISKDSNAIRRRRECLGCGKRFTTYEIVEEIYPMVVKKDGRREPFDRMKIKNGLLKACEKRPISVDEIDRIVDEVERACQEIQGKEVSSSFIGEKVMNELHKLDKVAYVRFASVYRQFRDVNDFFDELKQLLNAKRD encoded by the coding sequence GTGAAATGCCCATTCTGTTATTATCACGAAAACAAAGTTATCGACTCTCGTATTAGCAAAGATAGTAATGCCATCCGTCGACGGAGGGAATGTCTCGGTTGTGGCAAACGATTCACAACTTACGAAATAGTGGAAGAAATATATCCCATGGTAGTAAAGAAAGATGGACGTAGAGAACCTTTCGACAGAATGAAAATAAAAAATGGCCTCTTGAAGGCGTGTGAAAAGCGGCCTATAAGTGTTGATGAGATCGACCGCATTGTAGATGAGGTAGAACGGGCCTGTCAGGAGATTCAGGGAAAAGAGGTATCATCATCATTTATCGGGGAGAAGGTAATGAATGAACTCCATAAACTTGACAAGGTGGCATACGTGCGTTTCGCTTCAGTATACCGACAGTTTCGAGATGTAAATGACTTTTTTGACGAATTGAAACAACTCCTCAACGCCAAAAGGGACTGA
- a CDS encoding dCMP deaminase family protein codes for MIHDARELKITKTRPSWDEYFMSIAELVASRSTCLRRAVGAVLVIEKRILSTGYNGAPSGLRHCLEVGCMREQNNVPSGERHELCRGLHAEQNAIIQAARHGVVTKGASLYCTHHPCVICAKMIVNAGITTVIIKDPYSDPLSSEILREAMTEVRKL; via the coding sequence ATGATACATGATGCAAGAGAGCTAAAGATCACGAAAACACGACCATCATGGGACGAATATTTTATGAGTATTGCTGAACTCGTGGCGTCCCGATCGACATGCTTGCGCCGGGCGGTGGGAGCAGTCCTCGTTATAGAAAAACGCATACTCTCTACAGGCTATAACGGCGCACCTTCAGGTCTTAGGCACTGTTTAGAAGTTGGCTGTATGCGGGAACAAAACAATGTACCATCCGGGGAACGTCATGAGCTCTGCCGTGGGCTTCATGCGGAACAGAACGCCATCATCCAGGCGGCAAGACACGGTGTGGTCACCAAAGGGGCAAGCCTTTACTGCACACACCACCCCTGTGTAATTTGTGCAAAGATGATCGTAAATGCTGGAATTACAACAGTAATTATAAAAGATCCCTACAGTGATCCCCTCTCATCAGAGATACTGCGGGAAGCAATGACAGAGGTACGCAAACTGTGA
- a CDS encoding serine hydroxymethyltransferase, with amino-acid sequence MLSHLKVVDPEVARAILLETHRQASKLELIASENFVSNAVLEAQGCVMTNKYAEGYPGKRYYGGCEYVDIVENLAIERCRKLFGADHVNVQPHSGTQANMGVYFAVLQPGDTILGMNLSHGGHLSHGSPANFSGRLYNVVFYGVNRDTEEIDFNEVEELAKKHKPKLIVVGASAYPRTIDFQKFREIADATGAMIMADIAHIAGLVATGLHPSPIPVCEFVTSTTHKTLRGPRGGLIMCNAEYASLINSRMFPGTQGGPLMHVIAAKAVAFKEALTEEFKKYQEQIVKNAKALAATLKKEGFRLVSGGTDNHLMLIDLTDKGITGKEAQEALDRAGITANKNSIPFDTRGPQVTSGLRLGTPALTTRGMKEGEMELIGQLISTVLRNIDNEKIIKEVREQVSQLCEKFPLYADHLKGVNIEELNPAET; translated from the coding sequence ATGCTTTCTCACCTAAAAGTGGTTGATCCTGAGGTGGCAAGGGCAATACTCTTGGAGACCCACAGACAAGCAAGCAAATTAGAGCTAATTGCCTCGGAGAATTTTGTTAGCAACGCCGTCCTTGAGGCTCAAGGATGCGTCATGACAAACAAATATGCTGAAGGTTATCCGGGTAAAAGGTATTACGGTGGCTGCGAATACGTGGACATTGTGGAAAACCTCGCTATCGAACGTTGCCGGAAACTGTTCGGTGCTGACCATGTAAATGTCCAGCCACATTCGGGAACACAGGCAAACATGGGAGTATACTTTGCAGTTCTTCAGCCAGGTGACACAATACTGGGGATGAACCTATCCCATGGAGGTCACCTATCCCATGGAAGTCCGGCAAACTTCTCTGGGCGTCTTTACAACGTCGTATTTTACGGTGTGAATAGAGACACAGAAGAGATCGATTTCAACGAGGTGGAAGAGCTGGCAAAGAAACACAAACCAAAACTGATTGTAGTAGGTGCCAGCGCATATCCCCGAACAATCGATTTCCAGAAATTCAGAGAAATAGCAGACGCAACGGGAGCAATGATAATGGCCGATATCGCCCACATCGCGGGCCTTGTGGCTACAGGTTTACACCCTTCTCCTATCCCCGTTTGTGAATTCGTCACATCCACAACTCACAAAACACTCCGTGGACCAAGGGGTGGTCTCATCATGTGTAATGCAGAATACGCCTCCCTAATCAACAGTCGCATGTTCCCAGGAACCCAGGGAGGACCCCTAATGCACGTAATTGCAGCCAAAGCAGTAGCTTTCAAAGAAGCACTAACAGAGGAATTCAAAAAATACCAGGAACAAATCGTGAAAAACGCAAAGGCCCTTGCGGCAACACTGAAGAAAGAAGGGTTCCGTCTCGTCTCTGGAGGTACGGACAATCACCTTATGCTTATAGATCTTACCGACAAGGGAATCACAGGCAAAGAAGCCCAAGAAGCTCTCGACCGCGCTGGTATAACAGCTAACAAAAACAGCATTCCCTTTGATACCAGAGGTCCCCAGGTTACCAGCGGGCTGAGACTCGGTACTCCTGCTTTAACAACGAGAGGAATGAAAGAAGGAGAAATGGAACTGATTGGACAGCTCATATCTACCGTGCTGAGAAACATAGACAACGAAAAGATAATCAAAGAAGTTAGAGAACAAGTATCCCAGTTATGTGAAAAATTTCCACTCTACGCGGATCACCTGAAAGGTGTAAACATCGAGGAACTCAACCCAGCTGAAACATGA
- the rpiB gene encoding ribose 5-phosphate isomerase B, whose protein sequence is MNKIETIIIGADHRGYRLKEAVRTILEELNLNVADVGTNSEEPSDYPDYAAAVARSVSQGEFKRGILVCGSGAGMVITANKFRGIRATLCLNKKMAYLSRRHNDANILVLSGMWTTPKKASEIVRIWLETPFEGGRHARRIEKITLIEKANGL, encoded by the coding sequence ATGAATAAAATAGAAACTATAATAATCGGTGCCGATCACAGAGGATATCGCCTCAAGGAGGCTGTCAGAACAATACTTGAGGAATTAAATTTAAATGTAGCGGATGTGGGTACAAACAGTGAAGAACCGTCAGATTATCCCGATTATGCAGCGGCTGTAGCACGATCAGTTTCTCAAGGGGAGTTCAAACGGGGAATTCTGGTATGCGGTTCTGGAGCGGGTATGGTTATTACGGCCAACAAGTTTAGAGGTATTAGGGCAACATTGTGCCTGAACAAAAAAATGGCGTACCTCAGCAGAAGACATAACGACGCCAACATTCTAGTTCTTTCAGGTATGTGGACGACCCCAAAAAAAGCGTCAGAAATCGTGAGGATCTGGCTTGAAACTCCCTTTGAAGGGGGTCGGCATGCGAGGCGTATTGAAAAAATCACTCTCATCGAAAAGGCTAACGGCCTTTAA
- the fabF gene encoding beta-ketoacyl-ACP synthase II — protein MKRRVVVTGMGAVTPLGNSVEESWVAACSGKSGIGPLTKFDCQNFETRIAGELKNFDPLKHVTKKELRRYDDFIIYALAAADMAVDHARLKLSSKECNRAGVIIGSAIGGLSTMEDAKERILSGGPNKMSPFDVPAVLANLAAGHVSIRFNLKGPIACPVAACASGTYGIGDAFRMIQYGYADVMIAGGVDAAITPLSVGGFNAMRALSRKNNEPERASRPFDRDRDGFVIAEGAALLVLEELNHALERGATIYAEIVGYAITSDAYHMVAPPEGHEGAARCMEAALVDAELTREDIDYINAHGTSTPLNDLYEVQAIRRVFGDHIHKISISSTKSMTGHMLGAAGGVEAIFCVMAIKEEIIPPTINLFNPDPDMMDLDFVPHKAKKKEVRAAMSNSFGFGGTNAVLIFKKFKS, from the coding sequence TTGAAAAGACGTGTTGTGGTCACAGGTATGGGTGCAGTAACGCCTCTGGGTAACAGTGTAGAAGAATCGTGGGTTGCTGCATGCAGCGGAAAATCGGGAATAGGACCCCTTACTAAGTTTGATTGCCAAAATTTCGAAACACGGATTGCAGGGGAGCTGAAAAACTTTGACCCACTAAAACACGTAACAAAAAAAGAATTGCGTAGATACGATGACTTCATCATATATGCCCTCGCAGCCGCTGATATGGCCGTCGATCACGCCCGTCTAAAGTTATCCTCTAAAGAATGCAACAGAGCAGGAGTGATTATAGGTTCTGCAATCGGTGGTCTTTCCACAATGGAAGATGCGAAAGAGAGGATCCTCTCAGGGGGACCCAACAAGATGTCACCTTTTGATGTGCCAGCTGTGCTTGCAAATTTGGCAGCTGGCCACGTCTCTATAAGGTTTAACCTTAAAGGACCAATTGCCTGTCCTGTGGCTGCCTGCGCATCAGGTACTTATGGTATTGGTGATGCGTTCCGAATGATTCAGTATGGCTATGCTGATGTCATGATTGCAGGAGGCGTGGATGCAGCAATTACACCACTTAGCGTCGGCGGATTCAACGCTATGCGTGCTCTTTCGAGGAAAAACAATGAGCCTGAGCGGGCAAGCAGACCCTTCGACAGAGACAGAGATGGTTTCGTTATCGCCGAGGGGGCTGCCCTGCTCGTACTGGAGGAACTCAATCATGCTCTGGAGCGGGGCGCAACAATCTACGCAGAAATTGTAGGGTACGCCATTACCAGTGACGCCTATCACATGGTAGCGCCACCAGAAGGGCACGAAGGAGCTGCGCGATGCATGGAAGCGGCCCTTGTTGATGCTGAACTCACCAGAGAGGATATAGATTACATCAACGCACACGGGACATCTACACCGCTGAACGATTTATACGAGGTGCAGGCCATTCGTAGGGTATTTGGTGATCATATTCATAAAATATCAATCAGTTCAACAAAATCCATGACTGGTCACATGTTAGGGGCCGCAGGTGGTGTGGAGGCAATATTCTGTGTCATGGCGATAAAAGAAGAAATCATACCCCCTACGATAAATCTGTTCAATCCCGATCCCGACATGATGGATTTGGATTTTGTACCTCATAAGGCAAAGAAAAAAGAAGTAAGGGCGGCTATGTCAAACTCCTTTGGGTTTGGCGGAACCAATGCTGTACTAATTTTCAAGAAATTCAAATCATGA
- the acpP gene encoding acyl carrier protein, whose product MSLEAKVIEIIMEQLGVTREECVPEASFVDDLGADSLDLVELIMEMEENFGIQVSDEELERIRTIGDVIAFLRSKGVE is encoded by the coding sequence ATGTCGCTTGAGGCAAAGGTCATCGAAATCATAATGGAACAGTTAGGTGTAACCCGGGAGGAATGCGTTCCGGAGGCGTCATTTGTGGACGATTTGGGAGCCGATTCCCTTGACCTTGTTGAACTCATCATGGAAATGGAAGAAAATTTTGGCATTCAGGTTTCGGACGAAGAACTAGAAAGAATACGAACAATAGGAGACGTTATAGCGTTTTTGCGAAGCAAAGGCGTCGAATAA
- the fabG gene encoding 3-oxoacyl-[acyl-carrier-protein] reductase, with protein MIVEKVALVTGASRGIGRAIAVKLAKQGSFVYINYIQNEKAALETLKAVEEIGGKGRLCPFDVRNEDAVQRNINSIAKEWGHIDILVNNAGVWVGGPLLRLGNSVWEKVIGTNLQGTINCCRAVIRHMIKRKSGKIINITSITGETGNAGDTLYSASKAGIIGFTKSLAREVGSRNICVNAVAPGLIETEMTATMLSETKEKIKEIIPLKRFGKPEDVANVVAFLASDDAEYITGQVFRVNGGLYM; from the coding sequence ATGATCGTAGAAAAGGTGGCCCTTGTAACAGGGGCATCCCGCGGTATCGGAAGGGCAATTGCAGTAAAACTAGCAAAGCAGGGGTCCTTCGTTTACATCAATTATATACAGAATGAAAAAGCTGCTCTAGAAACCTTAAAAGCCGTAGAAGAAATTGGAGGAAAAGGTCGTTTATGTCCTTTTGACGTTCGGAACGAAGACGCGGTTCAGAGAAACATAAACTCTATAGCTAAAGAATGGGGACATATAGACATCTTAGTCAATAACGCTGGTGTTTGGGTTGGGGGTCCCCTCCTAAGATTGGGTAACTCCGTCTGGGAAAAAGTCATAGGTACTAATCTGCAGGGGACTATCAACTGCTGTCGCGCAGTTATCCGCCACATGATCAAAAGAAAGTCGGGCAAAATTATAAATATCACCTCAATTACGGGTGAAACAGGAAACGCCGGCGACACTTTATACTCAGCTTCGAAAGCGGGAATTATCGGTTTTACAAAATCCCTGGCAAGGGAAGTTGGTTCTAGAAACATCTGCGTAAATGCTGTAGCCCCGGGGCTAATAGAAACAGAGATGACAGCCACAATGTTAAGCGAAACTAAGGAAAAAATAAAGGAGATCATCCCTTTGAAAAGATTTGGCAAACCTGAAGATGTTGCGAACGTTGTCGCTTTTCTTGCCTCCGATGATGCAGAATACATAACTGGTCAGGTATTCCGCGTCAATGGTGGTCTTTATATGTAA
- the rpmF gene encoding 50S ribosomal protein L32 codes for MANPVKRHSKARRNKRRAHDFLTSPSLSLCPQCGGHKLPHRVCGQCGTYRGRVITAIEKTVT; via the coding sequence ATGGCTAATCCTGTAAAAAGACATTCGAAGGCGAGAAGAAACAAAAGAAGAGCCCACGACTTCCTTACTTCTCCTTCCCTTTCTTTATGCCCACAATGTGGGGGGCATAAACTACCCCACAGGGTATGTGGTCAATGTGGAACGTACCGGGGAAGAGTGATCACAGCGATTGAAAAAACGGTCACATGA
- a CDS encoding DUF177 domain-containing protein: MKINVNRIPDEGLHLNFFKDREWLSQQLPSNDPLPFSSTVVQVTCTLKRARRNVIVDGLISTSLIMACSRCLEAVTFPVECYFRYVITPYHQIVIHSEELELSSEDLDVTYYDGETIDLETLIYEQLILEAPMRVLCRDDCQGICPTCGKNRNIEPCSCSKEKVDERFAILKKLKVVK, from the coding sequence ATGAAGATTAATGTAAACAGAATCCCTGATGAAGGTTTACATCTCAATTTTTTTAAAGACCGGGAGTGGTTATCACAACAGCTTCCCAGTAACGACCCCCTTCCTTTTAGTAGCACAGTTGTACAAGTAACATGCACGTTAAAAAGGGCACGGCGAAATGTAATAGTTGATGGGTTAATTTCCACATCTCTGATAATGGCGTGTAGCAGATGTTTAGAGGCAGTAACCTTTCCTGTGGAATGTTATTTCCGCTACGTTATAACACCTTATCATCAAATAGTAATCCACAGTGAAGAGCTAGAACTAAGCAGTGAAGATCTTGATGTGACCTATTACGACGGCGAAACCATTGACCTTGAGACATTAATATACGAACAGTTAATACTTGAAGCCCCTATGAGAGTTCTCTGCAGGGACGATTGTCAGGGGATCTGTCCAACATGTGGCAAAAACCGGAACATCGAACCATGTTCCTGCAGCAAAGAAAAGGTAGATGAACGTTTCGCCATACTAAAGAAACTCAAGGTTGTAAAATAA